From one Comamonas piscis genomic stretch:
- a CDS encoding DUF58 domain-containing protein, whose translation MNPPSAASAPPRTSPIQRLRQRMRQWWLAHLPSASSHVVSRRNLYLLPTRAGWMLALTLLLLLVTSINFQLNLGFLLTFMLTGAALVSVGIGYRNLLGLQLELHAPDAQFAGQALRLDLRLDNPSRRARYALGIRHYQGTALSLADVAAQASTQLQLSTTAERRGYQSLPAVLVETRFPLGVFRMWTVFRTTEKALVYPSPETNPPPLPLGLADAGTGSSASLRASSGEFDGVRGYRRGDPLKLVVWKKAATAMATGNGHFVVRDNQHQAQQDLWLDAQHCGLAEREGQLSRLAAWVLMADQQGLRYGLRLGQASPAHAGQPADSGPEHRQACLRALALA comes from the coding sequence GTGAACCCGCCCTCTGCGGCTTCCGCGCCGCCCCGCACAAGCCCCATCCAGCGGCTGCGCCAGCGCATGCGCCAATGGTGGCTGGCCCATTTACCCAGCGCCAGCAGCCATGTGGTGAGCCGCCGCAACCTCTACCTGCTGCCCACCCGCGCTGGCTGGATGTTGGCGCTCACCCTGCTGCTGCTGCTGGTGACCAGCATCAACTTTCAGCTCAACCTGGGCTTTTTGCTGACCTTTATGCTGACCGGTGCCGCGCTGGTCTCGGTCGGCATCGGCTACCGCAATCTGCTGGGTCTGCAGTTGGAGCTGCATGCACCTGACGCGCAGTTTGCCGGCCAGGCGCTGCGGCTTGATCTGCGGCTGGACAACCCCAGCCGACGCGCCCGCTATGCGCTGGGCATTCGCCACTACCAAGGCACGGCGCTGAGCCTGGCCGATGTGGCGGCCCAGGCCAGCACCCAGCTGCAGCTGAGCACCACGGCCGAGCGCCGGGGTTACCAAAGCTTGCCGGCGGTGCTGGTCGAGACGCGCTTTCCGCTGGGCGTGTTCCGGATGTGGACCGTTTTCCGAACCACCGAAAAAGCCCTGGTCTACCCCAGCCCCGAGACCAACCCGCCGCCGCTGCCTCTAGGGCTGGCCGATGCCGGCACCGGCAGCAGCGCCAGCCTGCGGGCCAGCAGCGGCGAGTTCGACGGCGTGCGTGGCTACCGGCGCGGCGATCCGCTCAAGCTGGTGGTCTGGAAGAAAGCCGCCACCGCTATGGCGACCGGCAATGGCCATTTTGTGGTGCGCGACAACCAGCACCAGGCGCAGCAGGACCTGTGGTTGGATGCGCAGCACTGCGGCCTGGCCGAGCGCGAAGGCCAGCTCTCGCGCCTGGCCGCCTGGGTGCTGATGGCCGACCAACAAGGCCTGCGCTACGGCCTGCGTTTAGGGCAGGCTAGCCCGGCCCATGCCGGTCAGCCCGCCGACAGTGGCCCCGAGCACCGCCAGGCTTGCCTGCGTGCGCTGGCATTGGCCTAG
- a CDS encoding histone deacetylase family protein produces MGPAHPECAARLDAIEDRLLITGVGDALDRRDAPKATMSDLELAHERLHIASIRGLCEMAADNQAIGGPATLMLDTDTAVNGATWNAALRACGAALAATDAVISGEMENAFCAVRPPGHHATRKQAMGFCFFNNVAVAAKYALMRHQLKRVAIVDFDVHHGNGTEDICAGDPHILMVGIFQHPFYPHSGDKDPAANMLNVPVPAYTKGMDIREIVETYWIPRLEEFKPEMIFISAGFDAHREDDMGQLGMVEADYAWITHRIKDIARRFCKGRIVSCLEGGYVMTPLAASVEAHIRVLADL; encoded by the coding sequence ATGGGGCCTGCCCACCCTGAATGCGCTGCACGCCTGGATGCGATTGAAGACCGCCTGCTGATCACCGGAGTGGGAGATGCGTTGGACCGGCGCGACGCCCCCAAGGCCACGATGTCCGATCTGGAGCTGGCGCATGAGCGCCTGCATATTGCATCGATACGCGGCCTGTGCGAGATGGCTGCCGACAACCAGGCCATCGGCGGCCCGGCAACCTTGATGCTAGACACCGACACCGCCGTCAATGGCGCCACCTGGAATGCCGCGCTGCGCGCTTGCGGCGCCGCGCTGGCTGCCACTGATGCGGTGATCAGCGGTGAGATGGAAAACGCCTTTTGCGCCGTGCGCCCGCCAGGCCACCATGCAACGCGCAAGCAGGCCATGGGTTTTTGCTTTTTCAACAATGTCGCCGTTGCTGCTAAATATGCGCTGATGCGCCACCAGCTCAAGCGCGTAGCGATTGTCGATTTTGATGTGCACCACGGCAACGGCACCGAGGACATCTGCGCAGGCGACCCGCACATTCTGATGGTGGGTATCTTTCAGCACCCCTTCTATCCCCATTCGGGCGACAAGGACCCGGCCGCGAACATGCTCAATGTGCCGGTACCGGCCTATACCAAGGGCATGGATATTCGCGAGATTGTCGAGACCTACTGGATTCCGCGCCTTGAAGAATTCAAGCCCGAGATGATTTTTATCAGCGCCGGCTTTGATGCCCACCGCGAAGACGACATGGGCCAGTTGGGCATGGTCGAGGCCGACTATGCATGGATTACCCACCGCATCAAGGACATTGCGCGCCGCTTCTGCAAGGGCCGCATCGTCTCCTGCCTGGAAGGCGGCTATGTGATGACGCCGCTGGCGGCCAGCGTGGAAGCCCATATCCGCGTACTTGCCGATCTGTAA
- a CDS encoding transglutaminaseTgpA domain-containing protein → MSSVFSPTRPAGRARWTALPREARDTVFLLAVVGWVLLPLTATLPIWASALAYALLAWRGSIALRHKPLPGRWQLLALLVLVVGLTLLSYRTILGADAGVTLVCMLLTLKTMEMRAKRDAMVVFFLGFFALIANFLHSQSLLTALAIAIGLVGLLTALVHAHMPVGQPSIKFAAGLSLKMVAIGAPLTLALFVLFPRMAPLWGVPQNPTAKTGLSEEMTVGSVASLAQDEGIAFRVKFDTPQNRPPAANQLYWRGPVLSDFDGTTWRATPSFRTPDDKLFNDIATEGEPLRYELTLEPHHKPWLLTLDLTRSAPQLPRGRAYSTGDLQWLSNRPITEVTRIAVESHPRYRFGMHAGNRELAFNRRLPANSNPRTQAWVAQLMAEMGDRPDRHEQLVQRLQAQLRNGGYTYTLDPGVYTGQAADEFWFDRKQGFCEHISAAFVIALRSAGVPARIVTGYQGGESNSVDGYWTVRQADAHAWAEVWLGEEKGWVRYDPTGSVNPGRVGAAQRLNTPNFMGINVSNAATINGLQRMRAVWEAVNNSWNQWVLNYTQREQMDMLSKLGLSSPNWMDLVRILGGLVLAAALIVVLVLQYQRRRTDPWLALLTQARKRMRQAGMPDAALSNANTPRILARMVHAQAPDLAPAFGQWLKAMERQRYAHATGQAAPKAELAALRKQLRLLPWSRLRAQANKV, encoded by the coding sequence ATGTCCTCTGTTTTCTCTCCCACCCGGCCTGCGGGCCGTGCCCGCTGGACCGCGCTGCCACGCGAGGCGCGCGATACCGTGTTTTTGCTGGCCGTCGTCGGTTGGGTCTTGTTGCCCCTCACTGCCACCCTGCCGATCTGGGCTTCTGCACTGGCCTATGCCCTGCTCGCCTGGAGGGGCAGCATTGCGCTGCGCCACAAGCCCTTGCCCGGCCGTTGGCAGCTGCTGGCGCTGCTGGTGCTGGTCGTCGGCCTGACCTTGCTCAGCTACCGCACCATCCTGGGCGCCGATGCCGGCGTCACCCTGGTCTGCATGCTGCTCACCCTCAAAACCATGGAGATGCGCGCCAAGCGCGATGCCATGGTCGTGTTCTTTCTGGGCTTTTTCGCGCTGATTGCCAACTTTCTGCATTCGCAGTCGCTGCTGACGGCGCTCGCCATTGCCATCGGCCTGGTGGGCTTGCTCACAGCCTTGGTGCATGCGCATATGCCGGTCGGCCAGCCGTCGATCAAGTTTGCCGCTGGGTTGTCACTCAAGATGGTCGCCATCGGTGCGCCACTCACCTTGGCGCTGTTTGTGCTGTTCCCGCGCATGGCGCCACTCTGGGGCGTGCCCCAAAACCCAACCGCCAAAACCGGCCTCTCGGAGGAAATGACGGTCGGCTCGGTGGCATCGCTGGCGCAGGACGAAGGCATTGCCTTTCGCGTCAAGTTCGACACCCCGCAAAACCGGCCGCCGGCCGCCAACCAGCTGTACTGGCGCGGGCCGGTGCTGTCGGATTTTGACGGCACCACCTGGCGGGCGACGCCCAGCTTTCGCACCCCCGACGACAAGCTCTTCAACGACATCGCCACCGAAGGCGAGCCGCTGCGCTATGAGCTGACCCTGGAGCCCCACCACAAGCCCTGGCTGTTGACCTTGGACCTGACCCGCAGTGCACCGCAACTGCCCCGGGGCCGCGCCTACAGCACCGGCGATCTGCAATGGCTCAGCAACCGGCCGATTACCGAGGTGACGCGCATCGCGGTAGAAAGCCATCCGCGCTACCGCTTTGGCATGCATGCGGGCAACCGCGAGCTGGCCTTTAACCGCCGCCTGCCGGCCAACAGCAACCCGCGCACCCAGGCCTGGGTGGCACAGCTGATGGCCGAGATGGGCGACCGGCCCGACCGCCACGAACAGCTGGTGCAGCGTCTGCAAGCGCAACTGCGCAATGGCGGCTACACCTATACGCTCGACCCCGGCGTTTATACCGGCCAGGCGGCTGATGAGTTCTGGTTTGACCGCAAACAAGGCTTTTGCGAACACATCTCGGCCGCCTTCGTCATTGCGCTGCGCAGCGCTGGCGTGCCAGCGCGCATTGTGACCGGCTACCAAGGCGGCGAGTCCAACAGCGTGGACGGCTACTGGACCGTGCGCCAGGCCGATGCCCATGCTTGGGCCGAGGTTTGGCTGGGCGAGGAAAAAGGCTGGGTGCGCTATGACCCGACCGGCTCCGTCAACCCGGGCCGTGTCGGCGCCGCCCAGCGCCTCAACACCCCCAACTTCATGGGCATCAACGTCAGCAATGCCGCCACCATCAATGGACTGCAACGCATGCGTGCGGTCTGGGAGGCAGTCAACAACAGCTGGAACCAGTGGGTGCTGAACTACACCCAGCGCGAGCAGATGGACATGCTGAGCAAGCTGGGCCTGTCCAGCCCCAACTGGATGGACCTGGTCCGCATCCTGGGTGGCCTGGTACTGGCGGCAGCCCTCATCGTCGTGCTGGTGCTGCAGTACCAGCGCAGGCGCACAGATCCCTGGCTGGCCTTGTTAACCCAGGCGCGCAAGCGCATGCGCCAGGCAGGCATGCCAGATGCCGCCCTCAGCAACGCCAACACGCCACGCATTTTGGCCCGCATGGTGCATGCCCAGGCACCGGATCTAGCGCCTGCTTTTGGCCAGTGGCTCAAGGCCATGGAGCGCCAGCGTTACGCCCATGCCACGGGCCAGGCGGCGCCCAAGGCCGAGCTGGCAGCGCTTCGCAAACAATTACGACTTCTGCCCTGGTCCCGCCTGCGGGCCCAGGCAAACAAGGTATAA
- the cobA gene encoding uroporphyrinogen-III C-methyltransferase, whose product MTDSSLLPFTATPPVVSPTPGQGQCTLVGAGPGDPDLLTIAAVKALQRATVLLVDDLVNDAVLQWAAASARIVHVGKRGGCQSTPQAFIQRLMLQEVQAGENVVRLKGGDPFIFGRGGEEVEFLRGYGIEPRIINGITAGLAALTGLGAPLTHRDHARGVVFITGHAKPGGEGPDWAQLASTAHSARLTLVIYMGVASAEAISQGLLSGLPADTPVAIVQHASLPQQRHAITDLAQLPATMAREQLASPSIIVVGDVVHCVALAAQAVRGKEPTGGRDFSDICGYDSHSTVEGMTFIA is encoded by the coding sequence ATGACTGACAGCAGCCTCCTCCCGTTTACCGCAACTCCTCCGGTAGTGTCGCCAACGCCCGGTCAGGGCCAGTGCACCCTGGTCGGGGCCGGTCCTGGCGACCCGGATTTGCTGACCATCGCTGCCGTCAAAGCTTTGCAGCGCGCCACCGTGCTGCTGGTCGATGACCTGGTCAATGACGCCGTGCTGCAGTGGGCAGCTGCAAGCGCCCGCATCGTGCATGTAGGCAAGCGTGGCGGTTGCCAAAGCACGCCCCAGGCCTTTATCCAGCGGCTGATGCTGCAAGAAGTGCAGGCTGGCGAGAACGTGGTGCGTCTCAAAGGCGGCGATCCCTTTATCTTTGGCCGGGGTGGTGAAGAGGTGGAGTTTCTGCGCGGCTATGGCATTGAGCCGCGCATCATCAATGGCATCACCGCTGGCCTGGCCGCCCTCACCGGCTTGGGCGCGCCGCTGACCCACCGTGACCATGCCCGAGGCGTCGTCTTCATCACCGGCCATGCAAAACCTGGCGGCGAAGGCCCCGACTGGGCGCAACTGGCCAGCACGGCACACAGTGCGCGCCTGACCTTGGTGATCTACATGGGCGTGGCCAGTGCCGAGGCCATCAGCCAGGGTTTGCTGAGTGGCTTGCCCGCTGATACGCCGGTGGCGATCGTGCAGCATGCCAGCCTCCCCCAGCAGCGCCACGCCATCACCGACCTGGCGCAATTGCCCGCTACCATGGCCCGCGAACAGCTCGCCAGCCCAAGCATCATCGTCGTCGGCGATGTCGTGCATTGCGTGGCCTTGGCAGCACAGGCAGTCCGTGGCAAAGAGCCGACAGGCGGCCGAGATTTCTCCGATATTTGCGGATACGATAGCCATTCGACCGTGGAAGGCATGACGTTCATAGCATAA
- a CDS encoding AAA family ATPase: protein MQTQHTIQKLLTQLNTVIVGKPAQVQDCLTCLLAGGHLLIEDVPGVGKTTLSHALARTLGLQFARVQFTADLMPSDLTGVSVYEREQQAFVFHPGPVFTQILLADEINRASPKTQSALLEAMEEKQVTVEGATRPLPQPFFVIATQNPLDQLGTYALPESQLDRFLMRISLGYPDQAAEFQLLAGQGHRDIANQLPALTSAVELKFLQQEVSSVRASDALIHYVQALIAATRSGKWFVQGLSPRAGIGLIRAAKAQALIQGRDYVAPDDVQAILPQTTAHRMVPVSTSGRSAVEQVRAMMDSVPLH, encoded by the coding sequence ATGCAGACACAGCACACCATACAAAAATTATTGACTCAGCTTAACACGGTGATTGTGGGGAAACCGGCGCAGGTTCAGGATTGCCTGACTTGTTTGCTGGCGGGAGGACACCTGCTGATTGAAGACGTACCGGGTGTGGGTAAGACCACACTTTCGCACGCGCTGGCCCGCACCTTGGGCCTGCAGTTTGCACGGGTGCAATTCACCGCAGATCTGATGCCCAGCGACCTGACCGGCGTATCGGTCTATGAGCGCGAGCAGCAGGCTTTTGTGTTTCATCCCGGCCCCGTATTCACCCAGATTTTGCTGGCCGATGAGATCAACCGCGCCAGCCCCAAGACGCAAAGCGCGCTCCTGGAGGCCATGGAAGAAAAGCAGGTGACGGTCGAGGGTGCCACGCGCCCGCTGCCGCAGCCGTTTTTCGTCATTGCCACCCAGAACCCGCTGGACCAGCTGGGCACCTATGCGCTACCCGAGAGCCAATTGGACCGCTTTCTGATGCGCATCTCGCTGGGCTACCCGGACCAGGCGGCCGAGTTCCAGCTGCTGGCCGGCCAAGGCCACCGCGATATTGCCAACCAGTTGCCAGCACTCACATCGGCGGTGGAGCTGAAGTTTCTGCAGCAAGAAGTGAGCAGCGTGCGCGCCAGCGATGCACTGATCCACTATGTGCAGGCGCTGATTGCGGCCACGCGCTCGGGCAAATGGTTTGTGCAGGGCCTGTCGCCACGCGCAGGCATTGGCCTGATCCGCGCCGCCAAGGCCCAGGCCTTGATCCAGGGGCGCGACTATGTGGCTCCCGATGATGTACAGGCCATCCTGCCGCAGACGACGGCGCACCGGATGGTGCCCGTCAGCACCTCGGGGCGCAGCGCCGTGGAGCAGGTGCGCGCGATGATGGACAGCGTTCCGCTGCACTAG
- a CDS encoding Hsp20/alpha crystallin family protein, translated as MIMTPLMHRSAYAVSPSAMDAALQRFLQATTTTTTQDSVQQDGQVFSIKVDVPGLSREQLHIELQDKTVRLSSIEGAPRSVQRAWKLPASIDAAASKASLENGVLTLVLTTSQPATQTLAIA; from the coding sequence ATGATCATGACCCCTCTGATGCACCGCTCGGCCTACGCTGTCTCCCCCTCCGCGATGGATGCCGCCCTGCAGCGTTTTCTGCAAGCCACTACCACGACCACCACCCAGGACAGCGTGCAGCAAGACGGCCAGGTGTTCAGCATCAAGGTCGATGTGCCTGGCCTGTCGCGTGAGCAGCTGCATATCGAGCTGCAAGACAAGACCGTGCGCCTGTCGAGCATCGAAGGCGCGCCCCGCAGCGTGCAACGCGCCTGGAAGCTGCCTGCCAGCATTGATGCTGCAGCATCGAAGGCCAGCCTGGAGAATGGTGTGCTGACCTTGGTGCTGACCACCAGCCAGCCAGCGACCCAGACCCTGGCGATTGCATAA
- a CDS encoding DUF937 domain-containing protein produces MSASPSMVDELLAQLQGAPIQQMAQSLGQSESQTQQAVQAAVPMMLGALGNNAQSAGGASALFEALQRDHVGGGASTGAGPDLGGLLGSLLGGGGGGGAQAGGLGGLGGMLGSVLGGAMGGGAAAGSGAGAASPAALDGGSILGHIFGGQQDQASANLGQATGLGSNAGNLLKMLAPLVMSFLAQRVMSGGLNSLQLGNALGEEKAQVQQQGGLGGGLLGSLLDQNGDGKLDVSDLMKIGGSLLGGKR; encoded by the coding sequence ATGTCCGCATCTCCCTCCATGGTCGATGAGCTACTCGCACAATTGCAAGGTGCTCCCATCCAGCAGATGGCCCAAAGCCTGGGCCAGAGCGAGTCCCAGACCCAGCAGGCGGTGCAGGCAGCGGTGCCGATGATGCTGGGTGCCTTGGGCAACAACGCGCAAAGCGCAGGCGGTGCCAGCGCCTTGTTCGAGGCCTTGCAGCGTGACCACGTCGGTGGCGGTGCAAGCACGGGTGCTGGCCCTGATTTGGGTGGGCTGCTTGGCTCGCTCTTGGGTGGCGGCGGTGGTGGTGGCGCGCAGGCTGGTGGCTTGGGCGGTTTGGGTGGCATGCTGGGCAGTGTGTTGGGCGGCGCCATGGGTGGCGGTGCTGCCGCGGGCTCGGGTGCAGGTGCCGCATCGCCCGCCGCTTTGGATGGCGGCAGCATCCTGGGCCATATCTTTGGTGGCCAGCAAGACCAGGCCTCGGCCAACCTGGGTCAGGCCACAGGCTTGGGCTCCAATGCTGGCAATCTGCTCAAGATGCTGGCACCCCTGGTGATGTCCTTCCTCGCGCAGCGCGTGATGTCGGGTGGTCTCAATTCCTTGCAGCTGGGCAATGCGCTGGGTGAAGAAAAAGCCCAGGTGCAGCAGCAAGGTGGCTTGGGCGGCGGCCTGCTGGGCTCGCTGCTGGACCAGAATGGCGACGGCAAGCTGGATGTCAGCGACCTGATGAAAATCGGTGGATCGCTGCTGGGCGGCAAGCGCTAA
- the mltB gene encoding lytic murein transglycosylase B, protein MHRILQTTLTLLCAGLCATGAYAQKSNAKARSVDSPTTSSSYGNRPEAEVFVREVAERRHIDEAWLRASINQARFNATVQRLMTPRTGPAGVKNWRGYRGRFVEPIRIRAGLRFWNENAATLARAEQTYGVPAEYIVGIIGVETIYGQQMGNFTVVDSLATLAFDYPASHPRAADRAKYFRGELEQFLATAYLTGSNPFDTVGSYAGAMGMPQFMPTSWSNFAVDFDGDGKINLFGSFADAIGSVANYFVAHGWQRGMPAYYDVQVDSSPAQLETLLAPDIKPSFSAAEMAALGLRIQPPGNQHTGPLALIELQNASAATQYVVGTPNFYTITRYNLSSFYAMSVVELGQAIARARNGAPAASDSEPALPDPASETSNSPSAEAAAKAYLRSKARQQRTPDAGNFSAP, encoded by the coding sequence ATGCACCGAATTCTTCAGACCACCCTGACCCTGCTTTGCGCCGGCCTGTGCGCCACGGGCGCCTATGCCCAAAAGAGCAATGCCAAGGCCCGCAGCGTTGACTCCCCCACGACTTCGTCCAGCTACGGCAACCGGCCCGAGGCCGAGGTCTTTGTACGCGAAGTCGCCGAGCGCCGCCATATCGATGAGGCCTGGCTACGCGCCAGCATCAACCAAGCCCGCTTCAATGCCACGGTGCAGCGTCTGATGACGCCGCGCACGGGTCCCGCCGGCGTCAAAAACTGGCGTGGCTACCGGGGCCGCTTTGTTGAGCCGATCCGCATCCGCGCCGGCCTGCGGTTTTGGAACGAGAACGCCGCCACCCTGGCCCGCGCCGAGCAGACCTATGGCGTGCCGGCAGAGTACATCGTCGGCATCATTGGGGTGGAGACTATTTACGGCCAGCAAATGGGCAATTTCACGGTCGTCGATTCGCTGGCCACCTTGGCTTTTGACTACCCGGCCAGCCACCCACGCGCGGCCGATCGGGCCAAGTATTTTCGCGGTGAGCTGGAGCAGTTTTTGGCCACCGCCTACCTGACCGGCAGCAACCCCTTCGATACCGTCGGCAGCTATGCCGGCGCCATGGGCATGCCGCAGTTCATGCCCACCAGCTGGTCCAACTTCGCGGTCGATTTTGACGGCGACGGCAAGATCAACCTGTTTGGCAGCTTCGCCGACGCGATTGGCTCGGTAGCCAACTACTTTGTGGCCCATGGCTGGCAGCGCGGCATGCCCGCCTACTACGATGTGCAGGTGGACAGCAGCCCGGCCCAGCTGGAGACCTTGCTGGCCCCCGATATCAAGCCCAGCTTTAGCGCGGCCGAGATGGCTGCACTGGGCCTGCGCATCCAGCCGCCCGGCAACCAGCACACAGGCCCACTGGCGCTGATCGAGCTGCAAAACGCCAGCGCTGCAACGCAGTATGTCGTAGGCACCCCCAACTTCTACACCATCACCCGCTACAACCTGTCGAGCTTCTACGCCATGTCCGTGGTCGAGCTGGGCCAGGCGATTGCGCGTGCGCGCAATGGCGCGCCAGCCGCATCGGACAGCGAACCCGCCCTGCCCGACCCGGCCAGCGAAACCAGCAACTCCCCCAGCGCCGAGGCCGCCGCCAAGGCCTATTTGCGCAGCAAGGCGCGCCAGCAGCGCACGCCGGATGCGGGCAATTTCAGCGCGCCTTAA
- the ybiB gene encoding DNA-binding protein YbiB — protein MAIQHYIKEIGRGARGAKALSRLEACDVMAQILDGQVSDYEIGAFCIAMRIKGETAEEMCGLWDAVHARIARFHSNAALPTAVLPSYNGARRLPTLTPLLALLLAREGLPVLVHGMQTETSRVSAFAVFERLGISARPQAGVIAASEVALVHTATLLPALAKLLAVRQIIGLRNPGHSIAKLLQPVQGASVLLGSYTHPEYLPMLQATLAELQTNALLSRGLEGEVCADPRRTPQYDGFVAGQHQLLQARSSGTDSQVPGLPSERDADTTARYTEAVLAGALPVPSALAQQVEHVLAIAQQTQTQTAPVLCVAQSAPPLQDPHHD, from the coding sequence ATGGCCATACAGCACTACATCAAGGAAATCGGGCGCGGCGCACGCGGCGCCAAGGCCCTCAGCCGCCTGGAGGCCTGCGATGTGATGGCGCAGATCCTCGACGGCCAGGTCAGCGACTATGAGATCGGCGCTTTTTGCATTGCGATGCGCATCAAAGGGGAAACCGCTGAAGAGATGTGCGGCCTCTGGGATGCCGTGCATGCGCGCATTGCCCGCTTTCACAGCAACGCCGCATTGCCGACTGCCGTATTGCCCAGCTACAACGGCGCGCGCCGCCTGCCCACCTTGACTCCCCTGCTCGCTTTGCTGTTGGCGCGCGAGGGCCTGCCGGTGCTGGTGCATGGCATGCAAACCGAGACAAGCCGGGTTTCAGCCTTTGCGGTGTTTGAGCGCCTGGGCATCAGCGCCAGGCCGCAAGCTGGTGTGATCGCTGCATCCGAGGTAGCCCTGGTGCACACCGCCACCTTGCTGCCCGCACTGGCCAAACTGCTGGCCGTGCGCCAGATCATTGGTCTGCGCAACCCAGGCCACAGCATTGCCAAGCTGCTGCAACCGGTGCAAGGCGCCAGCGTGCTGCTGGGCAGCTACACCCACCCGGAATATTTGCCGATGCTGCAAGCCACCCTGGCCGAGCTGCAGACGAATGCCCTGCTCTCGCGCGGTCTGGAGGGCGAGGTATGCGCCGATCCGCGCCGCACCCCCCAGTACGATGGCTTTGTCGCCGGTCAGCACCAGCTGCTGCAGGCACGCAGCAGCGGCACTGACAGCCAGGTGCCGGGCCTGCCCAGCGAGCGCGATGCAGACACGACAGCGCGCTACACCGAGGCCGTGCTGGCCGGTGCGCTGCCCGTGCCTTCCGCCTTGGCCCAACAAGTGGAACATGTGCTGGCCATCGCCCAACAAACACAAACACAGACAGCGCCTGTGCTTTGCGTTGCACAATCTGCGCCACCTCTCCAAGACCCCCACCATGACTGA
- the tsaD gene encoding tRNA (adenosine(37)-N6)-threonylcarbamoyltransferase complex transferase subunit TsaD produces the protein MSELILGIESSCDETGVALVRTRGPGTVPELLSHALYSQIEMHRAYGGVVPELASRDHIRRVLPLTQKVLDDAGCTLAQIDAIAFTRGPGLAGALLVGSGVACAMGAALDKPVLGVHHLEGHLLSPFLSEDPPEFPFVALLVSGGHTQLMRVDGVGRYQILGETIDDAAGEAFDKSAKLMGLPYPGGPELARLAEGGDPEAFKLPRPLLHSGDLDFSFAGLKTAVLTQAKKLGDTLEARKADLAASTQAAIVDVLVKKTLNALKETGMKRVVVAGGVGANRMLREQLNDACRKRGIRVHYPELHLCTDNGAMIAMAAAMRIEAGQQQAEKVYAFDVKPRWPLDAIVQQPVATTTAV, from the coding sequence ATGAGTGAGCTGATATTGGGGATCGAATCCTCTTGTGATGAAACCGGCGTGGCCCTGGTGCGCACCCGTGGCCCGGGCACGGTCCCCGAGCTGCTGAGCCATGCGCTCTACAGCCAGATTGAGATGCACCGCGCCTATGGCGGTGTGGTGCCGGAGTTGGCCAGCCGCGACCATATCCGCCGGGTATTGCCGCTGACCCAAAAGGTGCTGGATGACGCAGGCTGCACGCTTGCGCAAATTGACGCCATCGCCTTTACCCGCGGGCCGGGCCTGGCCGGTGCGTTGCTGGTCGGCTCGGGGGTGGCTTGCGCCATGGGTGCCGCGCTCGACAAGCCTGTGCTGGGCGTTCACCACCTAGAAGGTCACTTGCTGTCGCCCTTCTTGAGCGAAGACCCGCCGGAGTTCCCTTTTGTGGCGCTGCTGGTGTCTGGCGGCCACACGCAGCTGATGCGGGTGGATGGCGTCGGCCGCTACCAGATTCTGGGCGAGACGATTGACGATGCCGCCGGCGAAGCCTTTGACAAATCTGCCAAGCTAATGGGCCTGCCGTATCCCGGTGGGCCGGAGCTGGCCCGCTTGGCGGAAGGTGGCGATCCGGAGGCCTTCAAGCTGCCGCGCCCCTTGCTGCACAGCGGCGATCTCGATTTCTCCTTTGCCGGTTTAAAGACGGCAGTGCTGACCCAGGCCAAAAAGCTGGGCGATACGCTGGAGGCGCGCAAGGCCGATTTGGCGGCTTCGACCCAGGCAGCCATTGTCGATGTGTTGGTGAAAAAAACGCTGAACGCCTTGAAGGAGACCGGCATGAAGCGCGTAGTGGTCGCTGGCGGCGTGGGTGCCAACCGGATGCTGCGCGAGCAGCTCAATGACGCCTGCCGCAAGCGAGGCATCCGCGTGCACTACCCCGAGCTGCATCTGTGTACCGACAACGGCGCGATGATCGCGATGGCCGCTGCCATGCGCATTGAGGCAGGGCAGCAGCAGGCCGAAAAGGTCTATGCCTTTGACGTCAAACCCCGCTGGCCGCTCGATGCCATCGTGCAGCAGCCGGTGGCTACCACCACTGCGGTATAG